Sequence from the Aquimarina sp. Aq107 genome:
TCATAAGAAAAGATATAAAGGAATTGAATATATAACGAGAGAGAAAAATTGGAATTATCTGTTTACGTTTTTTTGCCCCAACAAATTTAATTTCCCCCAAGATTGAATTTGACAAATTATAAGCCTCATTAATGAGGCTTTTTTGTGCTCATTATTTTCTACTCTTTAGCTGATTTTAAAAGTAAAAAATGTATTTTATCGATTATATTTGTTTTTTATCGATATATAGCTATTTCTTTACTTATTATAAAATATGAAACTTACAGATTAATGATATTTTTGAAATGTGAAAAAGATTTATTATTGAAATAGAATTAGTTTTAACGTTACCTCTATATTTAAATATCCTTTTTTGCCCCAAAATTTATTTCGCCCCCAATGCTAATAAGCCTCTAACCTCAGGAGGCTTTTTTTATTCTTTAAATTTAGAAATATCTTCTTTTAGTGTTTTCCATCAATAAAATGTTTAAAATTAGTGGTGTAAGCACGTTACAATTGATTTTTATACTTTTTGTCGATTAAAAATGTATTTTATCGATGATTTATGATTTTTTTGAAATCATTTTATCACTTTTTTCTGATATAGCATGTATATTTGAAGTGTTGTTAATGATTGATATAACATGAATTAGTTTTAAGGTATTCTTGGAATACCGAAGGTTTGATTACCCCAAAATTGTAAATCGAATAGACCCCAAAATTTGATTTCCCTAAATAAAAGCCTCTTGCCCGGAGGCTTTTTTTATTTGTTAAAAATTGATTTGTTTCATTTTTTATCCAGAAATTAGTACAAAATTAATATTGATGCAGCCTACTTTTACTAGAGGAATAGAATTGTTTTTTTTATTCGTTTTACTCCCTGTTAGTTTTTTATTTACCTATCCAATTCTTGTAAAAGTTGGTTTAACTGTTGCAGGATTTATATACATTCTTGTACATTTAAGAAAATCTAGACTTCTTAAATTAAAATTCCCAGATAAAACTTTTTGGAAACCGTTTTGGAAAGAAACAGTTATTAAACTAGCTATTATTGTTATAATTACTAGTTTGTATGTTTTTTGGGTTGCTCCGGATAAGTTATTTTCTGTTTTAATAAAAAAACCTATTTTATGGGGTGTCATTTTAATTGTATATACCTTTCTATCTGTATGGCCACAAGAGCTTATTTATAGAACTTTTTTTTATGATAGATATGAAAATTTAGTCAAGAGTAAATGGCTATTTATTTTTTTAAATGCAATTCTTTTTTCATTAGCCCATATTTTTTTGAGAAGTTTTCTTGTTCAGTTGCTTACTTTTTTAGGAGGACTTTTATTTGCATTTACCTATCAAAGAACAAAATCAACCACATTAGTTTCGATCGAACATGCTATTTACGGAAACTGGCTCTTTACCGTTGGAATGGGTGATATGCTTGCATTTCCAGATGCAGGTTAATTATTTAAAAATATAATCAGTTTTTTTACGGCTATTGCTCGATGACTGATATTATTTTTTTCTTCTAGAGATAATTCTGCGAAAGTTTCATCATATCCATTTGGTAAAAAAATCGGATCATATCCAAAACCTTGATCTCCTCTTTTTTTCTTAGTAATTGATCCTTTACAAATACCAGTGAATGTATGTAGGTTATCATTAATGCTCAGTGCAATTACTGTTTTAAATTGCGCATTTCGATTTTCCTTTTTTTCTAAGTTTGTAAGAAGTTTCAGCATATTAGCATTAGAATCCTTCGTTTTTCCTGCATATCTAGCAGAATATACTCCAGGTTCACCATTTAGACTATCAACTTGTAATCCAGTATCATCCGCAAAGCAATCATATCCATAATGTTCTTTAATATATTGAACTTTTTGAATTGCGTTTCCTTCAATAGTTGGAGAAGTTTCTGGGATATCTTCGGTACAACCGATATCGGATAGACTTAGCAGTTGAATACGAGAGGGGATAAGCTCTTGTACTTCTTTTAGTTTATTTAGATTGTTAGTAGCAAAGACTAATTTCATAGTACCTTTTTTATTAATGATAAAAGAGTTTATGCTTTGGCGTTATAGTTAGCAACCCACTTTCCTTGTACTTTTAGGACTTGTTCTATAACATCTCTTACGCAACCTTTTCCACCTTTTTTAAACGAAACATATTTAGAGGCTTCTTTTACTTCTGCCACAGCATCTTGCGGACAGGTTGGTAATCCTACCATATTCATAACAGGTAAATCTGGGATATCGTCGCCCATATATAAGACATTCTCCAGTTTTATATTTTTGTTATCTGTGTATTCGTTAAGTTGTTCTACTTTATGATGAGCGCCTAAATAAATATCCTTTATTTCGAGACCTTCTAATCTTTTTCTTACGCCTTCATTTTTCCCTCCAGATATGATACATACATTAAATCCTTGTTGAACTGCAGTTTTTAAAGCATATCCGTCTTTAATATTCATAGTTCTCAATAATTCTCCGTTAGTATGAATTAATACTGTTCCATCGGTTAGAACCCCATCTATATCAAAAATAAAAGTGGTTATATGTTGTAGGTACTCCTTATAGCTCTTTTCCATATTTAGATTGTATTGCTTTGGTAAGTGTTTTGTATAGTTCTATTTGTGAATTATTTTTAAGTATTTTAAGGTGCCGCTCAATCGTTTGGTAATCTTTACGCATAGCTGGTCCAGTTTGAGCGTTTTGAGGTTCCATTTCAGTTATTTTTTTTGCAGTTTCTTGGATTAATGGATGTAAGATTTCAAACGGAATTTTATTTTCTTTACAAATTTCATCTCCCACAGAAAACATATAATTTGTGAAATTATTTACAAACACAGCTGCGACGTGTAATACATTTCTTTGATCAGAATTAATATCATAGATCCTTTCTGATAATTGCGAAGCAATGTTTCTTAAAATTTGGTTGTCTTTTTCATTATCTGCTTCTATACAAAAAGGGATATCGCTGAAATCTACTTTTTTTGTAGCACTAAATGTTTGCAAAGGGTAGAAAACGCCTCGAGCATTTTTGTCATTAATAGTAGTTATTGGAACGCTACCTGATGTATGAACAACTAATCTATTCTCAAAAGGTAATTTTTTTGAAACCTCTTCTATAGCATCATCACTTATTGCTAAAATGTATAGATCGGCTTTTTTTAAATTATTTAGAGAATCAGTAATAGATGCTTTTTTTTGATCTTTATGAATTAAAATTCCTTTTCGATTGTAACATTGTACTACTTCTGTCGATTTTTGATTTCGAAAAGCAGTATATAGATGTTGTGCTACATTTCCGGCACCAAGAATAACTACTGTAATCATTTGGCTAAAATAAGGAACATACTTTAAAAATTAGACAAGTTTTATAGTTCTGTTAAAACCAATAAATAGGATAATTAGAATGTCTGATTATCCTGCCAAAAACACTAAATTTGCCGAGCTAAAAAAATTACAATGCAAAAGAGGTTAGCAAGTATTTTATTTTCTACAAGATTAATGGCTGTTCTATTTTTAGTTTTTGCTGCTTCGATGGCGGTGGGAACATTTTTAGAAGATGGCTATGGTACAACTGCAGCAAGAATTTGGATCTATAACACCTGGTGGTTTGAAGCTATTATGGCTTTTTTTATGATCAATTTTTGCGGAAATATCGTTCGATATAAATTGTACAAAAAAGAAAAATGGGCAACATTACTTTTGCACCTTTCTTTCATTTTAATTCTTCTTGGTGCTTTTATAACTAGATATATAAGTTATGAGGGCGTAATGCCAATACGAGAAGGAGAAACTACTTCAGAGTTTTTATCCGAACGCACATATTTAACGGTTTTTCTTGATGGAGAAATTAACGGAGAACCTCGTAGAAGACCAATTTCGGAACAATTAGAGTTGACTGAGGCTACCAATAATGATTTTACAATTAATACGGATTATAATGGTCAGCCTGTAACAATACAATATAGAGATTATATTACCGGTGCAGAAATGGGCTTAGTGGAGAAGGAAGATGGAGAGAATTATCTTAAGATCGTAGAAGCAGGTGATGGTAATAGACACGACCATTATTTAAAGGAAGGTGAAGTGTCAAATATTCATAATATTTTGGTTGCTTTTAATATACCTACAAAAGGTGCTATTAATATCACTTATAAGAATGATGAATACTATATAGAATCTCCTTTTGAAGGATCTTATTTACGAATGGCTGATCAACAGCAAGGTTTAGTAATTAAAGATAGTGTTCAGCCTCTTATGTTACGATCTTTATACCAAACCGCTGGAATGCAATTTGTAATTCCGGATCCAGTATTAACTGGAACATATGATGTGGTTCCAATTGAGATAAAAGATAAAGGACAGCAAGATGCACTTATTGTCGATGTTACTACTAACGGTGAAACCAAAGAAGTAAAGTTGTTAGGAGGGAAAGGGTATGCAAATGATATGCAGAAAATTTCTTTAGGCGGACTTGATATGTATTTTAGCTATGGTTCTAAGCGACTAGAGCTTCCTTTTGCGTTAAAATTAAATGATTTTATAGCAGAGAAGCAGCCAGGAACAGAAAAGGTTTATAAATCTTTTATGAGTAAAGTAGATATTGTAGAAGAGAATGAGGCGCCTCAACCATATGATATTTTTATGAATCATGTCTTAGATCATAAAGGATATCGTTTTTTTCAAGCATCTTTTGATCCAGATGAAAAAGGAACGGTATTATCTGTAAATCATGATTATTGGGGAACTATGGTTACTTATGCTGGATATATGTTATTATACTTAGGATTAATGCTTATACTCTTCACAAAAGGATCGAGATTTAAAGATTTAGAACAGATGTTAAATAAAGTAAAGTCAAAAAAGAAAGAATTGACCCTTTTATTAACATTGTTTGTTTCAACATTTTCTTTTGCACAACAACAAGAACAACAACAGGAAGAACCAAACCATGTAAATCATCTTCAGACTTTACCAAGTAAAGCTAAGTTAGATTCTATTATAAAAGCCAATGCTGTTGGTAAAGAGCACGCTGCGAAATTTGGTAGTATTATTATCCAAGATGAGCGAGGTAGAATGAAACCTGTAAATACATTTTCTTCAGAATTACTTCGTAAGTTAAGTAAAAAAGATACGTATGAGGGTTTAACGGCAGATCAGGTATTTGTATCTATGGTTGAGAACCCTTTTATATGGTATAGCATTCCTATTATTGAAATACAAAGAGAAAATGATAGTATTCGTAAGATTTTAGGAGTTTCGAAATCAGAGAGAAGAGTTTCTCTTATAGATTTAGTAGAACAAGATGGTTCTTATAAGTTAGATCCTTATTTAGAAAAAGCAAGTAGTACAAGTACACCAAGTAGTTTTGAAAAGGATTTCTTAAAAACGCACGAAAAATTCTATTTGTTAAATCAGGCTCTTGGAGGAGGAATTCTTAGAATTTTTCCGGTTCCTAATGACGAAGGCAATAAGTGGGTATCAGTTCCGCAATTAAATGAACATAAATTTACTGGAATGGATTCTGTTTATACTAGACAAATTATTCCTATTTATGTACAGTCATTACAAGAAGCAAGAACTACAGGTGATTATAGTAAGCCTGATCAGTACTTAGAAAGTATAAAAGCATTTCAAACAAAGTTTGGAAGCGAGGTAATGCCAACAGATGAAAAAATACAAGCTGAGATAGCTCTTAATAAATATGATATTTTTAGAACTTTATATAGATACTATGGAATTATTAGTTTGCTATTTATCCTAATTATCATTTTTGGAATATTTTATTATAAAAATAAGTTTGTAAAAGTGTTAGTAAAAATCTTTATGGGAATTACTGTATTGATTTTTATGGTACATACATCTGGATTAATAATTAGATGGTATGTGTCTGGTCACGCTCCTTGGAGTGATGCATATGAATCTATGATCTATGTAGCCTGGGCTACAATGGCGTTAGGGTTGGCTTTTGGTAAAAAGAGTAACCTTACTGTTGCAGCTACGGGCTTTGTTGCTGCTATTATATTATTTTTTGCACATGAGAATTGGACAGACCCAGCAATTGCAAATTTACAACCTGTTTTAGATTCATATTGGGTTTTAATTCACGTTTCCATTATAGTAGCCAGCTATGGACCTTTCTTTGTTGGTGCTATTCTAGGAATCCTTTCTCTATTATTAATGATATTGACCACTAAGTCTAACAAAAAGAGAATGGCTCTAAATATCAAAGAGATTACTATTATTAATGAAATGGCATTGACTATAGGTTTGGTTATGTTAACCATTGGTAATTTTCTTGGTGGTATGTGGGCCAATGAAAGTTGGGGGCGATATTGGGGTTGGGATCCAAAGGAAACTTGGGCTTTAGTTAGTATTATGGTATATGCTCTAGTAATACACATGAGATTAGTTCCTGGTTTGCGTGGTCGATGGTTTTTTAATCTGATGTCCGTATTTGCGGTTTCGTCTATTTTGATGACATATTTCGGAGTAAATTTCTACTTAAAAGGGTTGCATTCTTATGCGAGCGGGGATCAGGTAGTGACGCCGACTGCAGTCTATTATAGTTTCGTTGTTTGGGCTATTTTAGGAGCTTTTTCTTATTGGAGATATAGTATACATTACAAGAAGTGATATTTTCTAAATAATTGTTTTTCATTGTTTTATTGTTAATAATACCTATACAAAAACTTTACATCCTTATTTTTTTAATATAATTCTTAACGGTATTGAATAATATCTGATATTTTTATGATTTTTAACAAATCATTAAAATTTTAATATGGGTATTATTTCTTTCGTAGGATTCACACTTTTAGTTGCTATTATATCTTATTTGGCTACAAGAAAAACCGATGAAACTTCTTCAGATGGTTATTTTTTGGGCGGACGTAGTTTGACTGCTGTAGTAATTGCGGGTTCTTTACTACTTACTAATTTATCCACAGAACAGATTGTTGGGTTAAATGGTTCTTCATATACAGAAGGTATTTTAGTAATGGCTTGGGAGACATTGGCCGCTATTGCTATGGTAATCACTGCAATTTTTTTATTACCCAGATATTTAAAAGGAGGAATCACAACTGTACCGCAATTTTTGGAAAGAAGATATGACACTACAACGAAAGCAATTACATCAGGTTTGTTTTTAACTGGTTATGTTGTAGTTTTTCTACCGATTGTATTGTATTCTGGCTCTTTAGCAATTAGTACCATGTTTGATGTCCCAGGATTATTAGGTGTTTCTAAAGAAACTTCTATCTGGATTTGTGTTATCGGTATTGGTGTGATAGGATCAATTTATGCAATCTTCGGGGGATTAAAGGCTGTAGCAGTATCTGATACAATAAATGCTGTTGGTTTACTAATAGGAGGTATTATGATTCCGGTTTTTGGTTTATTAGAAATTGGAGATGGTAGTATTTCTGATGGGATTAGTACTTTAATGACTACAAATCCAGAAAAATTTAAGGTAATTGGAGATAGTAATTCTTCTATTCCTTTCGCAACAATATTTACTGGAATGATGTTGGTTCAATTGTTTTATTGGGGTACAAATCAGGCTATTATACAAAGAGCATTAGGTGCTAAAAACCTTAAAGAAGGTCAAAAAGGTTTATTGTTAGGTTCGTTTCTAAAAATACTTGGTCCTATTATAGTTGTATTACCAGGTATCATAGCATTTCATCTTTTTAATGGAGAGTTAGAGGTTGCAGATGAGGCATATCCAACTTTAGTGAGTAGAGTATTACCAGTATCTTTAGTTGGTTTCTTTGCGGCAGTATTATTTGGAGCAATTTTA
This genomic interval carries:
- a CDS encoding type II CAAX prenyl endopeptidase Rce1 family protein, with product MQPTFTRGIELFFLFVLLPVSFLFTYPILVKVGLTVAGFIYILVHLRKSRLLKLKFPDKTFWKPFWKETVIKLAIIVIITSLYVFWVAPDKLFSVLIKKPILWGVILIVYTFLSVWPQELIYRTFFYDRYENLVKSKWLFIFLNAILFSLAHIFLRSFLVQLLTFLGGLLFAFTYQRTKSTTLVSIEHAIYGNWLFTVGMGDMLAFPDAG
- the ccsA gene encoding cytochrome c biogenesis protein CcsA, translated to MQKRLASILFSTRLMAVLFLVFAASMAVGTFLEDGYGTTAARIWIYNTWWFEAIMAFFMINFCGNIVRYKLYKKEKWATLLLHLSFILILLGAFITRYISYEGVMPIREGETTSEFLSERTYLTVFLDGEINGEPRRRPISEQLELTEATNNDFTINTDYNGQPVTIQYRDYITGAEMGLVEKEDGENYLKIVEAGDGNRHDHYLKEGEVSNIHNILVAFNIPTKGAINITYKNDEYYIESPFEGSYLRMADQQQGLVIKDSVQPLMLRSLYQTAGMQFVIPDPVLTGTYDVVPIEIKDKGQQDALIVDVTTNGETKEVKLLGGKGYANDMQKISLGGLDMYFSYGSKRLELPFALKLNDFIAEKQPGTEKVYKSFMSKVDIVEENEAPQPYDIFMNHVLDHKGYRFFQASFDPDEKGTVLSVNHDYWGTMVTYAGYMLLYLGLMLILFTKGSRFKDLEQMLNKVKSKKKELTLLLTLFVSTFSFAQQQEQQQEEPNHVNHLQTLPSKAKLDSIIKANAVGKEHAAKFGSIIIQDERGRMKPVNTFSSELLRKLSKKDTYEGLTADQVFVSMVENPFIWYSIPIIEIQRENDSIRKILGVSKSERRVSLIDLVEQDGSYKLDPYLEKASSTSTPSSFEKDFLKTHEKFYLLNQALGGGILRIFPVPNDEGNKWVSVPQLNEHKFTGMDSVYTRQIIPIYVQSLQEARTTGDYSKPDQYLESIKAFQTKFGSEVMPTDEKIQAEIALNKYDIFRTLYRYYGIISLLFILIIIFGIFYYKNKFVKVLVKIFMGITVLIFMVHTSGLIIRWYVSGHAPWSDAYESMIYVAWATMALGLAFGKKSNLTVAATGFVAAIILFFAHENWTDPAIANLQPVLDSYWVLIHVSIIVASYGPFFVGAILGILSLLLMILTTKSNKKRMALNIKEITIINEMALTIGLVMLTIGNFLGGMWANESWGRYWGWDPKETWALVSIMVYALVIHMRLVPGLRGRWFFNLMSVFAVSSILMTYFGVNFYLKGLHSYASGDQVVTPTAVYYSFVVWAILGAFSYWRYSIHYKK
- a CDS encoding solute:sodium symporter family transporter, producing MGIISFVGFTLLVAIISYLATRKTDETSSDGYFLGGRSLTAVVIAGSLLLTNLSTEQIVGLNGSSYTEGILVMAWETLAAIAMVITAIFLLPRYLKGGITTVPQFLERRYDTTTKAITSGLFLTGYVVVFLPIVLYSGSLAISTMFDVPGLLGVSKETSIWICVIGIGVIGSIYAIFGGLKAVAVSDTINAVGLLIGGIMIPVFGLLEIGDGSISDGISTLMTTNPEKFKVIGDSNSSIPFATIFTGMMLVQLFYWGTNQAIIQRALGAKNLKEGQKGLLLGSFLKILGPIIVVLPGIIAFHLFNGELEVADEAYPTLVSRVLPVSLVGFFAAVLFGAILSSFNSALNSSVTLFGLDIYKEYINKEASEKQVVKAGKSFGVLLAVLAMAVAPFIANAGSLFDYLQEVNGIYSIPILTIIVVGYLTKKVPAIAGKIGIISGSVLYILSQFVIKPILQGNAVDAAKANGITDLAELGRIEASAYPHFLHVMAILFVVNIIIMLIIGKLYPREEAYEQQYTKEVDITPWKYTKIVGAVVCLIVISTYIYFK
- a CDS encoding Rossmann-like and DUF2520 domain-containing protein — translated: MITVVILGAGNVAQHLYTAFRNQKSTEVVQCYNRKGILIHKDQKKASITDSLNNLKKADLYILAISDDAIEEVSKKLPFENRLVVHTSGSVPITTINDKNARGVFYPLQTFSATKKVDFSDIPFCIEADNEKDNQILRNIASQLSERIYDINSDQRNVLHVAAVFVNNFTNYMFSVGDEICKENKIPFEILHPLIQETAKKITEMEPQNAQTGPAMRKDYQTIERHLKILKNNSQIELYKTLTKAIQSKYGKEL
- a CDS encoding HAD family hydrolase; translated protein: MEKSYKEYLQHITTFIFDIDGVLTDGTVLIHTNGELLRTMNIKDGYALKTAVQQGFNVCIISGGKNEGVRKRLEGLEIKDIYLGAHHKVEQLNEYTDNKNIKLENVLYMGDDIPDLPVMNMVGLPTCPQDAVAEVKEASKYVSFKKGGKGCVRDVIEQVLKVQGKWVANYNAKA
- a CDS encoding non-canonical purine NTP diphosphatase, producing MKLVFATNNLNKLKEVQELIPSRIQLLSLSDIGCTEDIPETSPTIEGNAIQKVQYIKEHYGYDCFADDTGLQVDSLNGEPGVYSARYAGKTKDSNANMLKLLTNLEKKENRNAQFKTVIALSINDNLHTFTGICKGSITKKKRGDQGFGYDPIFLPNGYDETFAELSLEEKNNISHRAIAVKKLIIFLNN